The DNA region GGAAGAAGTTGTAATTGATTGGGAGAATACGGTTTGAAAATTGCTGTTGGCATACCACCAATAACGATTCTGGTTCGATCTTGTTGCACTATCAATCACAATAAACAAAACAAAGGGGCTGCCCTTTTGAGACAGCCCCATTTTTTTTGATGAACGAAAATCGATTCGTATTCCTGAAGGAGGAACTGAGAAGCGCCTGTCCCGCCAACCGTGGAAATGCAAATACAATGTCCGATAGAATACTGTCGGACATTGTTGTTTAATGCAGTTTCAAAACTTCTATCTAAAAATTCACCGCAACGTATACAGAGAAAAACACAACGTGACGCAAAAAAAAATAGAGTTTTTGGAACTTCTCCTGATGTAATCAATCATTCATTTGATGCTTTAATGGAGAAAGTAATGTGCCTGTTCCGCCAACGACGGGAAAGCCGTTGGCTCGGTGCATGTCGGTACTGGAAAGAAAATTGTCTGATAATGTTTTTTTATCGGGCTTTTTCCATTTATTCCGTTTTTCCTCCCTCTCGAAATCCTTCTGAATAGAGTATTTGACGCAAAAAATAGAATTCAAAAAAAAATGTAAATATTTTTGCAAAAACACTTGACACTTTGCAAAAGTTTTCTTAAAATACGGCAGAATAAAACATCGAAGTGTTAAGATTCTCTCAGCGAATTGCTTCCACACCTTTTTAAGTTCAATACGCTGAGCGAACGCATGCAGACATAAGGTGGGTTATTCACCAAGACAAATACTCAAGTTACTATTGAAAGTTGAATACTGATTATTCGTGTGAAATTATTTTTCTTTTACCGGACACAGAATGAATCATGCTGTTGAACAACCACGGTGTTGTTTCACGCGAGTCGTCATGTTCATACATATACAAAAAAAGAATTTGAAATTTTTGAAATCCAAATTAACTAATCCACTAACAATCAATTAACAAACAGGAGCAGGTATGAAATACCTAAAACTATTTGTAACGTTGGTGCTCATAACGTCCTTCGTTGCAACCTTAACTTTCGCAGGTAAAGAGTCTAGCTTTAACCAGACTACCAGCAAAGGTAAAGTTGAATGGAAACGTTTGTCATCAGCGAAACCTAATGTACAGCTTAAAGATTCGGATGTTCCCGAATCAGAATTAAGCAAAGCAAAAAGTACTTCACCCAAAAGTACCAATGCTAATTATATGCAATACTCAAAAGTGGTCCCGCAGAAAGATGTTACTGCTACGACACCACTTGCCGGTACCTACCAGATTCCGGGAGACTTCGCGTCTATCGGAGCGGCAGTTGCCGTGTTGAATTATGTCGGTGTATCTGATGATGTCACGTTTGAATTGAACGCATCAAGCTACAACGAATTCATGGTTGCAATCGGTTCGTATGCTGGTAACAGTGATTATACTGTTACAGTGCAACCTGCCGCAGCAACTGCAGTCACAATTAATTTCTTTTCAACAGCAACCAATGGTAAAGGGTTTGCGTTTACTGGCGCGAAGAACTTTACCATTGACGGTTTGAACACTGGCGGTGCAAGTCTCTCATTACAATGGGATGCGGCACAGCCATTCCCGACTTCAGACGGTTTTGGTTCAACGGTATACATTACCGGTGGAAGTGAAAACATTGCTGTGAAAAATGCTGACATCAAAGGACGTGTAAACAATGCAGTCTGGGCGAGTCAAACAGAAGGTCGTTCAGCTATATTTGCTTTCAGTCCCGATGGAGATCCATACGAAAATTATGGACTTACTTTTGATGGCTTGACAATTTCAGGTGCAAGTTTTGGTATGAAGTTCTTAGGTCAAGATGCCCTCGTTGGTGGTGGTGGAATCTCTATCACCAATTGTAATATCGGTGGCGCCTTTGGTGACCCGGTTCTCATTGGTATTTTAGGTGTATATACCTATAATGTTAATTTTTCAAATAACGTTATTGACGGAACAAAATACCTTGTTTATTACAAAACCAATGCAACAACTGAGTATGAAGATGAATATGCGTTCAATGGTGGTTCATTCTTAACACTCTTAGGTCAGTCAACTGCTATGCACTGGATTGCAGTAGATAATGGCGTGTTTGATAACAACGTTCTTCAGAATGTTGGAATTGATGCGTTTGGTTCAGGTATCATATCTTATGGTACAAGAATCTACTTCCTCAATCTTGGACTAAACATTGCTTCTACGGTAAAAAATAATAAAATTACAAACATTACAGTAGATGCTACATCTACATCAATTACTGGTATCCGTGGTCCGGCAGGAAATGTTTACCACAATTCAATTCGCTTAGTTGGTGATAACACCGGTGGAACGAGTACTTGCTTAAACGGTGTAACAACTGCGTATAACAATGCTCTGTCAAACGAAATGACAGGAAGCGGCGCTTCCAGCCGACGTGGTTATACCATAGGCGGCACAGTAGATTATAATGCTGTCTATGCAAGCGGTGGTTATTTCGTTGCCGGTTTAAATGGTGTGAACGCTGCTCTCGCAGGTGGACACAACATCAATGGCGTGTTTGGCGCAGTCAATTTCAATGCGGACTTAACACTCAACACTGCAGGTCCATCATCAGCAGAAAATATTGGTAAGTCACGTGTCAACGTTTTAGATGACTTTGATGGAACGGCACGTGATACCTCGGCCGCAGGAAAGCGTGATGCAGGCGCATACGAATATAGCGCAGACTTCACAACAGCCTACGGACCGGATGTCGTTGCTTCCGGATTTGCCGCTCCGCCAGCAGGTGTGCCGGTGGGTCCGCCGCAACCAGTGAAAGTAACAATAAAGAACAACTCTGCGACAGCAACTTCAGCGTTTGATGTTTCTGTCAGTATTCCTGATGCAGTTCCTTTCAATGCAACTCTCAATGGAGTTACATTGAATCCGATGGAAAGCAAAACAATCACGGTCGGCACGTGGAATCCATCTGCCCCGGGAACCTATACTGCTTCCGCTTCTCACAACCTCGCCGGTGATATTGCAACCGGTAACGATGCAACTTCAAAGAGCATCACGGTCAGCGCACCGACAGCTCTCACAACTGCGAAAACATTTACATTTGATACTGGTTTAGAAGGTTGGACAACATCGCCAATCGCAACCAATCCGGCATTGGGTGAATGGCAACGAAGTAATTCGTTTACAAAACTAGCCGGACCATATTCCGGTTATTCTTTAGTAACCACCAGGCCCACGGATGCAACAAAGTACACAGAGGGAGCCTATGCAAGTTCACAGGGATATTCCACGACCTATCCCGGAGCCAACATTGTTTTATCGGAATGGCTTGACATTGATAATATCGGTGCTGGAACCGACCTTTACCTTTCCTTCTTCCATTCAATCAGAACTGAATGGGATTGGGATCGTAGTTGGTGGGAATATACACTTGATGGTTCAACGTGGAATCATATCGGTGTATTAAATGATCCAAATGGTCTCAATTGGTACAATGAAGATTTATATGAAGAAGCACAGATTGATCCTGATGCATTCGATTATTCAACAGCACAACAATATGGTTTGATGACCGGCGAGCCGACTGATTGGCCTTCATGGGTATCAAACAGTGATGAAGTTTCACCTTCAGGATGGGTGTATTCAGCTATAAAGATGACAGCGGCGAATTATCCCGGTGCAACACGCGCTTCGGCAATCCGCTTCCGTTTTGTTGCTTTCTCTGATGCAGTCTATGGTCCCGCGAATGGTGGTTGGGCAATTGATAATATTAGTATTGGACCTGACCCAACGGCATTTAGTGGTTCATCAATCATCGGTCAATTATTCCATGATATTGATGGAAATGGAGTGATGGATGGAGCCGATTCAGCGATGACGAACAGAACGGTAAAATTAAATCGTTTTGGAAGCAACATCGCAACCACCACGACTGATGGAAGCGGTATGTATTCATTTGATCAAACAAAGGTTAATTTACCCGCAGCATACGAAGTTGAAGTTGTGTTACCCGGTTACGGATTCACAATTCCTGCAGATGCAGCAACGACCGGTAAATCAACAGTAAGTAACACCGGAGACAACGATGATGATGTTGTCAACTTCGGTGCATTCTTCGGTTCAGTCAGCGGTAAAAAATTCAATGATGTGAACAATAACGGCTCTGACGATAGCGAACCCGGATATTCCGGCTGGACTATCCAGGCACGTACAACTTCTTGCACCGGTACCGTTGTTGGAACAGCAACGACCGATGCAAACGGTGCATACTCAATTGCATTGCCTCCCGGAACGTACTACATCCGTGAAGTAAAGCAAAGCGGTTACAGAGCAACAACAGATACTTGTGTTACCATCACAATCAGCGGTGCAGAGCCGACAGCAACGGTCAACTTCGGTAACTTCAAACTTGGTATCATCAAGTTTGAGGCACTGAACGACCTCGATGGCGACGGAATCAAAGATGCCGGCGACGTAACAGCACTGCCTTCAGGCGCATTTGTTAATTTCGACGTAACGAAAGATGGCGACCCGTTTGCTTCTTCCGTTATCGGAAGCCAAACAGCATCCGAAACATTCTCCGACCTTGATGTTGGCGTGTATGTATTCACACAAACCAGCACACCGAGCGGTTGGGAAGTTACCAACCCCGCAGCGTCAACGACCGTAACAGTCGCGACAAGCGGTGTCAACTCAACAATTACCAGACTCCATTTCAAACAACCGAAAGTCAACGGATATGTATTTGATGATACAGACGGAGACGGAACATGGGACGGTGGCGAACCGGCTCTTGAAGGTTGGGATGTAGTCATCAGCGGTAACGGCGGCGGTACATTCGCCACCGATGCAGATGGTTTCTATGAAACATATGTAGGAACCGGAAACCACACGATTAGTGTAGCAAACCAAACCGGATGGTCACAAACAACTCCGGTTGCAAACGCAGGAACATTTGTATTCTCAGCAGTGAGCGGTACAGTCCCCGGCGCAGACCAGTTGAACAAAAACTTTGGTAAATTCGAAAACATCACCGTCAGTGGAACAGTATATCGTGACTATAACGGTGACGGCGCAGTCAACGGTGCAGATGCTCCGATGAGTGCAACCGTTAGTTTGACCGGTTCTTCCGACCAAACCGGCGGTACGTTCTCCTTCACCGGTGTTGGTGGTGGTGCAAAGACCTTGTCGGTAACAGTTCCTTCAGGATTTACAGCAACCACAGCAGCAAGCATTGCAATTTCACCTGCAAGCGGTGTAAATTCAACCGGTAATGTATTCCTCCTCTTCCAGGATTCAGACGGCGAAAATACATATCGTACGTTCACACTTGATACCATGCAATCACATGCAGCGCGTAAAGCAATTGCACGTAAAGC from Ignavibacteriota bacterium includes:
- a CDS encoding T9SS type A sorting domain-containing protein — its product is MQYSKVVPQKDVTATTPLAGTYQIPGDFASIGAAVAVLNYVGVSDDVTFELNASSYNEFMVAIGSYAGNSDYTVTVQPAAATAVTINFFSTATNGKGFAFTGAKNFTIDGLNTGGASLSLQWDAAQPFPTSDGFGSTVYITGGSENIAVKNADIKGRVNNAVWASQTEGRSAIFAFSPDGDPYENYGLTFDGLTISGASFGMKFLGQDALVGGGGISITNCNIGGAFGDPVLIGILGVYTYNVNFSNNVIDGTKYLVYYKTNATTEYEDEYAFNGGSFLTLLGQSTAMHWIAVDNGVFDNNVLQNVGIDAFGSGIISYGTRIYFLNLGLNIASTVKNNKITNITVDATSTSITGIRGPAGNVYHNSIRLVGDNTGGTSTCLNGVTTAYNNALSNEMTGSGASSRRGYTIGGTVDYNAVYASGGYFVAGLNGVNAALAGGHNINGVFGAVNFNADLTLNTAGPSSAENIGKSRVNVLDDFDGTARDTSAAGKRDAGAYEYSADFTTAYGPDVVASGFAAPPAGVPVGPPQPVKVTIKNNSATATSAFDVSVSIPDAVPFNATLNGVTLNPMESKTITVGTWNPSAPGTYTASASHNLAGDIATGNDATSKSITVSAPTALTTAKTFTFDTGLEGWTTSPIATNPALGEWQRSNSFTKLAGPYSGYSLVTTRPTDATKYTEGAYASSQGYSTTYPGANIVLSEWLDIDNIGAGTDLYLSFFHSIRTEWDWDRSWWEYTLDGSTWNHIGVLNDPNGLNWYNEDLYEEAQIDPDAFDYSTAQQYGLMTGEPTDWPSWVSNSDEVSPSGWVYSAIKMTAANYPGATRASAIRFRFVAFSDAVYGPANGGWAIDNISIGPDPTAFSGSSIIGQLFHDIDGNGVMDGADSAMTNRTVKLNRFGSNIATTTTDGSGMYSFDQTKVNLPAAYEVEVVLPGYGFTIPADAATTGKSTVSNTGDNDDDVVNFGAFFGSVSGKKFNDVNNNGSDDSEPGYSGWTIQARTTSCTGTVVGTATTDANGAYSIALPPGTYYIREVKQSGYRATTDTCVTITISGAEPTATVNFGNFKLGIIKFEALNDLDGDGIKDAGDVTALPSGAFVNFDVTKDGDPFASSVIGSQTASETFSDLDVGVYVFTQTSTPSGWEVTNPAASTTVTVATSGVNSTITRLHFKQPKVNGYVFDDTDGDGTWDGGEPALEGWDVVISGNGGGTFATDADGFYETYVGTGNHTISVANQTGWSQTTPVANAGTFVFSAVSGTVPGADQLNKNFGKFENITVSGTVYRDYNGDGAVNGADAPMSATVSLTGSSDQTGGTFSFTGVGGGAKTLSVTVPSGFTATTAASIAISPASGVNSTGNVFLLFQDSDGENTYRTFTLDTMQSHAARKAIARKAGNFPNLVNMLAEIFKQAKDSSLATGIEVGEAGNLLSNGKTVKGYVKPAKEGDVQASLYKKGKLGPLYQDGTASGLDFFTGGEKRITKLNKNLGPDKHDNVLFGNLMVLAVNIAASDFEKTPTGFGDLKYVGSYEAWDGMTVRQILADANDKMTNWEFVTASTFSDMNAAVASINAEFASTSLDTASFFAGGKLSWTGVMPVSQSDILIANPNAQPYQIPTEQHPPVPTAFALNQNYPNPFNPTTTISFELAEPAIVTVKVFNMLGQEVATVLDREEFFDGVYSETFDASGLTSGVYFYQILTDVTNEETGATQHFTQTKKMLLAK